From the Diospyros lotus cultivar Yz01 chromosome 13, ASM1463336v1, whole genome shotgun sequence genome, one window contains:
- the LOC127788922 gene encoding protein RGF1 INDUCIBLE TRANSCRIPTION FACTOR 1-like isoform X2 — protein sequence MAEMLVPPWLEPLLNTAFFSVCRIHGDAARSECNMYCLDCNKDAFCFYCRSTRHNDHQVIQIRRSSYHDVVRVSEIENVLDISGVQTYVINSARVLFLNERPQPKSGKSVSHICEICGRTLLDPFRFCSLGCKLVGIKTNGNARFSLEGNNVGQLAERSRGEGMSSRRLSSSSSSSSSSSRRGEKALLEGSQQQDTFPPAAATAAPPPPQPSARRRKGIPHRAPFKA from the exons ATG GCGGAAATGCTGGTTCCGCCGTGGCTGGAGCCACTGCTGAACACAGCCTTCTTCTCCGTCTGCCGGATTCACGGCGACGCCGCCAGAAGCGAGTGCAATATGTATTGCTTGGACTGCAACAAAGACGCCTTCTGCTTCTACTGCCGCTCAACCAGACACAACGATCACCAAGTTATCCAG ATAAGGAGATCGTCGTACCATGATGTGGTGAGGGTTTCGGAGATTGAGAATGTATTGGACATAAGTGGAGTTCAAACGTATGTGATAAACAGCGCGAGGGTTTTGTTCTTGAACGAAAGGCCTCAGCCGAAGTCTGGCAAATCGGTTTCTCACATTTGTGAAATCTGCGGGAGAACCCTCTTGGACCCATTTCGCTTCTGTTCTTTGGGCTGTAAG CTTGTAGGAATCAAGACAAATGGAAATGCAAGGTTCAGCTTGGAGGGCAACAATGTCGGGCAACTGGCGGAGAGGTCAAGAGGTGAAGGGATGTCGTCAAGGagattatcatcatcatcatcatcatcctcatcctcATCAAGAAGAGGAGAAAAGGCACTGCTTGAAGGTTCACAGCAACAAGACACGTTCCCTCCGGCAGCGGCGACGGCTGCTCCACCACCTCCTCAGCCgagtgcaagaagaagaaagggaatcCCGCACAGGGCACCTTTTAAAGCCTAA
- the LOC127788922 gene encoding protein RGF1 INDUCIBLE TRANSCRIPTION FACTOR 1-like isoform X1, giving the protein MAEMLVPPWLEPLLNTAFFSVCRIHGDAARSECNMYCLDCNKDAFCFYCRSTRHNDHQVIQIRRSSYHDVVRVSEIENVLDISGVQTYVINSARVLFLNERPQPKSGKSVSHICEICGRTLLDPFRFCSLGCKESRQMEMQGSAWRATMSGNWRRGQEVKGCRQGDYHHHHHHPHPHQEEEKRHCLKVHSNKTRSLRQRRRLLHHLLSRVQEEERESRTGHLLKPNHASKAKAPCKTWP; this is encoded by the exons ATG GCGGAAATGCTGGTTCCGCCGTGGCTGGAGCCACTGCTGAACACAGCCTTCTTCTCCGTCTGCCGGATTCACGGCGACGCCGCCAGAAGCGAGTGCAATATGTATTGCTTGGACTGCAACAAAGACGCCTTCTGCTTCTACTGCCGCTCAACCAGACACAACGATCACCAAGTTATCCAG ATAAGGAGATCGTCGTACCATGATGTGGTGAGGGTTTCGGAGATTGAGAATGTATTGGACATAAGTGGAGTTCAAACGTATGTGATAAACAGCGCGAGGGTTTTGTTCTTGAACGAAAGGCCTCAGCCGAAGTCTGGCAAATCGGTTTCTCACATTTGTGAAATCTGCGGGAGAACCCTCTTGGACCCATTTCGCTTCTGTTCTTTGGGCTGTAAG GAATCAAGACAAATGGAAATGCAAGGTTCAGCTTGGAGGGCAACAATGTCGGGCAACTGGCGGAGAGGTCAAGAGGTGAAGGGATGTCGTCAAGGagattatcatcatcatcatcatcatcctcatcctcATCAAGAAGAGGAGAAAAGGCACTGCTTGAAGGTTCACAGCAACAAGACACGTTCCCTCCGGCAGCGGCGACGGCTGCTCCACCACCTCCTCAGCCgagtgcaagaagaagaaagggaatcCCGCACAGGGCACCTTTTAAAGCCTAATCATGCAAGCAAAGCGAAAGCCCCTTGCAAAACTTGGCCATGA
- the LOC127788948 gene encoding RING-H2 finger protein ATL1-like has protein sequence MGKMQPYSTSEESPPMSSFSTSLLVSLLGIALTSLALLIYHLLVVKYCSRRRHHSGIPAPPPPSCPPATAGVDEKVLDAIPVLAYSAQNRHLFLLDHKECAVCLGELEEGEIVRLLPNCSHPFHVHCIDQWLMGNASCPLCRSAVAPFKDQTLGARVYDQEGESMAEGVQTGGSSGMLRHCASMALPGEGHGERLPPAGRLDVGLKLKRSLSMDQSYLVIQMERENERTCSSSSSSKADVMRHLDRVSSTLLRSFTPRFKMEKGASANGHLLPH, from the coding sequence ATGGGGAAGATGCAACCATACTCAACATCGGAAGAATCGCCACCTATGTCATCCTTCTCCACTTCTCTACTCGTCTCCCTCCTCGGCATCGCCTTAACTTCTCTGGCCCTTTTAATCTACCATCTCCTCGTCGTCAAGTACTGCAGCCGCCGCCGGCACCACTCCGGAATCCCTGCGCCGCCACCCCCCTCCTGCCCTCCAGCCACCGCCGGAGTCGACGAGAAAGTCCTCGACGCCATACCGGTCCTCGCCTATTCCGCCCAGAACCGCCATCTCTTCCTCTTGGACCACAAGGAATGTGCAGTTTGCTTAGGGGAACTGGAAGAAGGAGAGATCGTCCGTCTGCTGCCGAATTGCAGCCACCCGTTTCACGTTCACTGCATTGACCAGTGGCTCATGGGCAATGCCAGTTGCCCGCTTTGCAGGTCGGCCGTTGCACCGTTTAAAGATCAAACTCTGGGAGCTAGGGTTTATGATCAAGAAGGTGAATCAATGGCCGAAGGTGTCCAAACCGGTGGTTCTTCTGGGATGCTCCGGCACTGTGCTTCAATGGCGTTGCCGGGGGAAGGCCATGGGGAGAGGCTGCCTCCGGCCGGGCGTTTGGACGTGGGCTTAAAGTTAAAGCGATCGCTGTCCATGGACCAATCGTATCTTGTTATACAGATGGAGAGGGAGAATGAAAGGACTTGTTCATCATCGTCTTCGTCGAAAGCTGATGTTATGAGGCATCTGGATCGGGTGTCGTCCACGTTGCTGAGGTCTTTCACACCGAGGTTTAAGATGGAAAAGGGTGCCTCTGCTAACGGACATCTTCTTCCCCATTGA